AAGGCTCGTTTGCGGTCATCTCGGCAGACGTCGTCGGCGCGGTGGTCGGCTCGGACCTGCGCAACCGCGCCATCTATGTGACGCTGGCGGCGCTCGCCGGCATGCTGGTCTACATCGCCTTCCGCTTCGAGTGGATTTACGGCGTCGCGGCGGTGCTGGCGGTCTTCCACGACGTCATGATCACGCTCGGCATCTTCAGCCTCTTCCAGTGGGAGATCAACCTGACGGTGATCGCGGCGCTGCTCACGCTGGTCGGCTACTCGATGAACGACACGATTGTCATCTTTGACCGAATACGAGAAAACCTGCGCTTCCGCCGGCGCGATAGCCTGGCGCAGGTGGCCAACGATTCGATCAACCAAACGTTGTCGCGGACGGTCATCACCTCGGGATTGACATTCATTTCGGTGGTTGCGATTGTATTATTTGGCGGCGAAGTGCTGCGCGGCTTCGCACTCGCTTTAACGATTGGCATCATCATCGGCACGTACTCTTCAATCGCCGTCGCCAGCCCGATGATGTTATGGTGGAATTACTGGACCAGCAAAAAGCCGAGCAAGACGCCGCCGCCCAATGCGCGCACCGGCGAGCGCGTGCTCGCGAAAGTCTAAGGCGCGCGGCTGGCGAATCGTCGAACTCATTCGCCAGCCGCGCCCGGCGCGTGACGCCTTCGGGCGCTGAAGTGACGCCCGGGTTTCCGACCTCACGAGCTGCAATGGCGAGGGATGGGAACAAACTCCGTGTGGGCGGTGTCTAAGTCGCCAGGGAATTCAAAATTCCTTGACGAGACGGGAAGGCGAGTAGTAGACTCAGCCGGTCTTCAGCCTGTACCTTATCAGCAAGATATCCGGGGAATAGACGGCTTCAAGTCTGAATTGCTTTACCCGTTTCGCTCTGAGACGGCAACAACTCCATATCAGTTCGCTTCATCGCTCAGATGACGACCGGGCAGGCTGCCGGAGCGGCCTCTCAGACCGACCGAAGAACTATCGGAGGTAATCAGATGTCCGAGCAAGTCCAGTTAGTGCTCTCCCTGCTGCGCGAGATGTTAATCCTGGCGGTGCTGGCCGCGCCGCTGGCGGCGATTCCGGCCCTTCTCGCCAAGAAAAAAGGGCGCAGTGCTACGCTGTGGTTCCTCTACGGCCTCTTCGCCTTCTTCTACGCCTTCGTCTGTTTCGATGTCTGGTGGTACACGGGTCAGAGCATGCTGGGGGTGTTGCTGATCGGCATCGTGCTCGCCATCCTGCCCATCGCGCACGCATGGTTTGCGCTGCCGGCGGCGGTCGCGACCGAGCAGGATCACGACCTGATGTTCGGCAAGATGGTGACCTCCAACGCGCAGACCGTCGGCGATGACCGGGTGATCTACTTCTACGACACGATGGGCGTCTGGTTGACCGTGGCTTTCTTGATCGTCGCGGTCACCGGTGTGTTGCTCGTCAACTCGCGCATGAACGACACGGGCGAGAACATCACCCTGGTAGCGGCGCCGCCGCCGCCGCCTGCCGCCGCGCCACCCGCGCCGCCGCCGAAGGTGACCAAGCCCGTCGAGGTGCCGCAGTTCGCTTCCGTCAAGGAAGCGCCGAAAGAGATCAAGACGGTCGTCGAGAAGCGACCGCCAGTTCCTGTGCAGACCTTTGAGGCCGCGCCGGGCGGCGTTCCCGGAGGTGTTCCGGGCGGCGTTCCCGGTGGCGTTCCCGGAGGCATTCCCGGTGGCGCACCCGTAGACGCGCCGCCGCCGCCGCCGCCGCCGCCAGCGCCTAAAGAGGAGCCGAAGCCCGAGCCGCCGAAGATTATTCGCAAGTCGGGCGGCGTCCTGCAAGGCTCGGCGACTCGTCGCGTTGAGCCGTCTTACCCGCCACTGGCGAAGACGGCGCGCGTCAGCGGCGCTGTCGTTGTCGAAGTCACGGTGGAC
This window of the Blastocatellia bacterium genome carries:
- a CDS encoding energy transducer TonB, giving the protein MSEQVQLVLSLLREMLILAVLAAPLAAIPALLAKKKGRSATLWFLYGLFAFFYAFVCFDVWWYTGQSMLGVLLIGIVLAILPIAHAWFALPAAVATEQDHDLMFGKMVTSNAQTVGDDRVIYFYDTMGVWLTVAFLIVAVTGVLLVNSRMNDTGENITLVAAPPPPPAAAPPAPPPKVTKPVEVPQFASVKEAPKEIKTVVEKRPPVPVQTFEAAPGGVPGGVPGGVPGGVPGGIPGGAPVDAPPPPPPPPAPKEEPKPEPPKIIRKSGGVLQGSATRRVEPSYPPLAKTARVSGAVVVEVTVDESGNVISARAISGHPLLKPAAEAAARGWKFTPTQLSGVPVKVIGTITFNFNL